Proteins from a genomic interval of Trifolium pratense cultivar HEN17-A07 linkage group LG6, ARS_RC_1.1, whole genome shotgun sequence:
- the LOC123892517 gene encoding reticulon-like protein B13, protein MKDIVLWKRKKLSTMIIVTATVTWVLMEVYQFNFLTLMSWLAIFVVASIFIYSNMLKLLGKEPQNLLRLELKEETAVRMAKTVRAWMEKSIKWFFIVSTKEDWPVFVGVMARLLTISYVGNCMDFLTFIYIGILAGMTLPLTYNKNEDKIKRFMDWLREKYKRFYEIIDEKAIKKIKNRILNENEKEKKIE, encoded by the exons ATGAAGGACATAGTACTATGGAAGAGGAAGAAACTAAGTACAATGATTATAGTTACGGCAACAGTAACATGGGTGTTGATGGAAGTTTATCAATTTAACTTTCTCACTCTCATGTCATGGCTCGCAATATTTGTTGTTGCTTCAATATTCATCTATTCCAATATGCTTAAACTTTTGGGCAA GGAACCACAAAACTTGTTGAGGTTGGAATTGAAGGAAGAAACAGCTGTGAGAATGGCAAAGACAGTTCGAGCATGGAtggaaaaatcaataaaatggtTTTTCATTGTGAGCACAAAGGAAGATTGGCCTGTGTTTGTGGGAGTTATGGCTAGGTTATTGACAATTTCTTATGTAGGAAATTGCATGGACTTCCTAACATTCATTTATATAG GTATATTGGCTGGTATGACACTTCCTTTAACTTATAATAAAAACGAGGACAAGATCAAGAGATTCATGGATTGGTTGAGGGAGAAATACAAgagattttatgagattatAGATGAGAAAGCCATTAAGAAGATCAAAAACAGAATACTAAATGAGAAtgaaaaggagaagaaaataGAGTGA